A genomic stretch from Aedes albopictus strain Foshan chromosome 2, AalbF5, whole genome shotgun sequence includes:
- the LOC109413964 gene encoding all trans-polyprenyl-diphosphate synthase PDSS2 encodes MMAFRRVYSVCLRQQLALGTSYSVSRRILAVGAGNLVDGRRPITSSTITGEKLATATKAVQKHDWNRAVSEAEKIVGYPTSFLSLRWLLSDEIANVALHLRKLVGSNHPLLKTAKTLIYSDKNQQAWGLIVLLVSKAAGHADTIPEMEQDKSAGVLHSQRALAEVTEMIRTSHLIHQGMINLQSMDNAGNDLSGDSEMIFGNKMALLGGDYLLANACQQIANFRNQDLNMLISSAFRDLAESNFIGDRDEQNLPLPSKPTSAVAGKSSPDCSLEELGFGDLEDNTQPMSMESAMGNPEKEWSLRHVLGGGSLLGKSCQGALMLAGQPEELQKQGYLFGRHLSLAWQACIDLQPFLHSNLPAGSQFSLVSAPVLYHLEYEPSIYAEIEKGRKSVDAIDYPSLHRAIGTGPGLERTKNLMRKHSIAAMQVLDRLPPTDARTALQNIILAMQEL; translated from the exons ATGATGGCATTCCGGAGAGTGTACAGTGTCTGCTTGAGGCAACAGCTAGCGCTGGGAACTAGTTACAGTGTATCCAGAAGGATTTTGGCGGTTGGAGCTGGGAATCTTGTCGATGGTCGACGGCCGATCACATCCAGTACGATCACCGGGGAAAAGTTGGCCACGGCTACCAAGGCGGTCCAGAAGCACGACTGGAATCGGGCCGTTAGTGAGGCGGAGAAAATCGTTGGCTATCCGACGTCTTTCCTGAGTCTACGGTGGCTGCTGAGCGACGAGATAGCCAATGTGGCGCTTCATTTGCGAAAGTTGGTCGGCAGTAACCACCCGCTGCTGAAGACGGCCAA AACGCTGATCTACAGCGACAAGAACCAGCAAGCATGGGGACTCATCGTGCTGTTGGTGTCGAAAGCCGCTGGCCATGCGGATACCATTCCGGAAATGGAGCAGGACAAAAGCGCCGGAGTGCTCCACTCGCAACGGGCTCTGGCCGAGGTAACCGAGATGATCCGAACTTCGCACTTGATTCACCAGGGCATGATCAATCTGCAATCGATGGACAATGCTGGCAACGATCTGAGCGGCGATAGCGAAATGATTTTCGGCAATAAAATGGCTCTGCTTGGTGGGGACTATCTGCTAGCGAACGCGTGTCAGCAAATTGCTAACTTTAG aAACCAAGATTTGAACATGCTTATATCGTCCGCGTTTCGAGATTTGGCGGAATCAAATTTTATCGGCGATCGAGATGAACAAAATCTCCCACTTCCATCGAAACCAACATCGGCAGTAGCTGGAAAGTCATCGCCGGATTGTTCCTTGGAGGAGCTTGGATTTGGCGACCTCGAGGACAACACACAACCAATGAGCATGGAAAGCGCTATGGGCAATCCCGAGAAGGAATGGTCATTGCGCCACGTGCTCGGTGGAGGAAGTTTACTTGGAAAAAGTTGCCAAGGTGCACTGATGTTGGCGGGACAACCGGAAGAGCTACAGAAGCAAGGATATCTTTTTGGACGCCACCTGTCCCTGGCGTGGCAAGCGTGCATCGATCTGCAGCCGTTCCTACATAGTAACTTACCAGCCGGATCTCAATTCAGTCTGGTATCAGCCCCTGTGCTGTACCACCTAGAGTATGAACCCAGCATCTACGCGGAAATCGAAAAAGGTCGCAAATCGGTGGATGCGATCGATTACCCAAGCCTTCACCGAGCCATCGGTACCGGACCGGGTCTCGAAAGGACGAAAAATCTCATGAGGAAGCATAGTATTGCGGCAATGCAGGTGCTGGACCGATTGCCACCCACCGATGCTCGAACGGCCCTGCAGAACATCATCCTGGCCATGCAGGAGCTGTAA